The nucleotide sequence GATGAGTATGAAGTGGAAGTCAAACGGCTGAAGCATTACCTGACCGGACAGGCTCAGGACAAGCAGCATTGGAACGAGTTTGTCGCCGCGTGGCGTTAAACGTCAGGCTTGGAAAGGCTATCTTCCTGCCAACCATAAAGGTCGTCTGAAAAGCAGAATCCGGTATGAACTGGCCCCCAAATCTTGGACACTCATAAAAGCCTTTTCAGGCGCTCTGTGCAAGCTGGGTTCTGTATGCGACAGGACTCAGCTTTTTCAATTTCAGACTGCAACGCTCCCGGTTTTAGTAATCCATATAGTCATCTATCTGCTTCATCAATTCGTCCACCGTCAATTCTCCTGCGTTATAGAAACACTCCGTCTTCAACACCGCAAAGAAGCTTTCCATCGGCGCATTGTCCCAGCAGTTCGCCTTTCGCGACATGCTTTGAACCATGGAATGCTCCGCAAGCAATTCCCTATACCCCGCCGTACGGTACAGCACGCCCTGGTCGGAATGCAGCATCGTTCCTTCGCCGGTCAGCCGGGGTGCGGCTTTTTCGAGCATTTCCTTCACCATTTCGCTGTCGGCTCTGCGGCTCATGGCGTAGGCGACGATCTCGCGGTTGAACAAGTCCAAGATTGGCGAGAGGTACAGTTTGCCGTCGCTCCCTTTGAGTTCGGTCACGTCGGTCAGCCATTTTTCGTTGGGCTTTTGGGCTTTGAACCGGCGTTTGAGGAGGTGTTCCGATATTTCGCCCATGGCGGGATGGCGGTAGGCTTTTTTCGCCCGTATTTTGGCTTTCAGCCCCAACTGCCTCATCAACCGAGCTGCTTTTTTGCGGTTCCAATCCAATGCTGCGGCAATGCGCCTTTGCCCGTAGCGTCCTTTATGTCGTCGGTAGGTTTCGACAAGGAGGGCTTTGTCGGCTGCGTCGGGGTCGGGCCGGTCTTGGTGATGGTAGTAAAAGCTGCTTTTGGGCAGGTTTGCGATGTGCAGCAGGTATTTGAGCGGGTGTTGCGCCCTCAGTGTTTGGACGGTTTGGCTTTGTCCTTTTCGGTCCGCTTTTGGCTGAGGGCTTTCAACTCCTTTAGGTAGGCGACCTTTGCGCGCATATGGCACAACTCTTCGATAAGCTCTGCCTGAGACCTTTGCAAAATTCCCCAAAATCCCCTAAATTCCTACCAAGACATTTAGGG is from Neisseria sicca and encodes:
- a CDS encoding IS3 family transposase, whose protein sequence is MPYARKGRLPKGVESPQPKADRKGQSQTVQTLRAQHPLKYLLHIANLPKSSFYYHHQDRPDPDAADKALLVETYRRHKGRYGQRRIAAALDWNRKKAARLMRQLGLKAKIRAKKAYRHPAMGEISEHLLKRRFKAQKPNEKWLTDVTELKGSDGKLYLSPILDLFNREIVAYAMSRRADSEMVKEMLEKAAPRLTGEGTMLHSDQGVLYRTAGYRELLAEHSMVQSMSRKANCWDNAPMESFFAVLKTECFYNAGELTVDELMKQIDDYMDY